The genomic region TGTGCGCGGTTGCCGGGCGTTTGCCTCGAGTTCGATGTGTTTAGGGGACGGATCTGGTCCAGGATCAGGACTGCGCCGCGTCTGACCGCAACCCCCTGCAAGCGTCACCCTGCTGCATCCACGCCATTACACGCTGGGCACATTCGTCTGGACTGCCCTGCGAAGTGTCGATAACCAGGTCCCCCTCCCCGTGGGCATGAACCGCCCCGTACAGCAGCCGGGCCAGGCCGGGCGGCCGCTTAGCCTGCGTGGCCTCCCGCTCCGCCTCCCACTGCTCGCTGACTTCCAGGGGCGGCCGGAGCGTGACGAGCAGCGGAAGGAAGGGTTGCCATAACCGAGCCGCTCCTCGAACCACCCACGCTCCAGGAACAGCGCGTCCACGATGACGTTGTTGCCCGAGGTCAGCAGACCGGCCACGGCATGGTGCAGACCCGACACGATCTGTTGCCCCACGGGGTCGATGCCCACATGGGTCACCCGTAGGCCGGGGCCGGGGGCCGTTTGTACCATTGCCTTCGCGTTCCTGACGCTGGAAGGGACCGTAGCGTGCTGGACCGGTCATCCACATCCGGTCCGGTCGTGGCCCATCATCAGGTACGGTTCGTTCAGCGCGGCTTGCAAGACTCGGCAGAAGCTGGTCTTCTCAGCGCTGGAAGAACGACCTGGCCGCCGCGGTGTTCCGGCGTTGTTAAGGGAGGACGTCCAGCACAGCACCATGTTCATCCACGGCCCGCCACAGCCAGTGTGTGACCCCGCCGACGTCCAGGCACATCTCGTCAAGGTGCCACCTCGAACCCCGACGGGGTTCCCGATGACGCAGTCCATGTGCGAAGAGGTCGCTGTACTTGATGCACCAGCTACGAAGAGACTCGCGGGTAACGATGAGCACTTGTTCCACCAACAATTCTTCCACGTCCTAATAGCTGAGGGTGAAACGTTGGTACAGTCAGACGGCATGCCCGATGATCGCGACAGGGAATCGGTGTCGAGGAATCTTCTGATCGCTCAACACCGCGCCACGCTACCAAGACAACTTGTCACAACAAACCCTGGCACACCTCGGCCCACCTCTCCCCTTCTTGCCGTGTTGGCAGAAATGCGTGGCGGGGGTCTGGCAAGTTAAACCAGATAGGCTGCTGAGGAAACAACAACTTGGAACAACCTGGTTCTACACTGATGTATGGAGACCGTTCTAGCCGCGTCCCATTCCCTGAATACTCCCGTGTATGGCCGTACACATGAGCTACAGACCTTGATGCACATGCTTCGCAACGGCACGAGGCTTGTGACTCTCCGCGGGCCGGGGGGCATCGGGAAAACGGCTTTGGCTCAGCACATCGCGCATGCCATGCAGCAGGCGGGTGACCGAGTCGTGTTCGTTGATCTGGCCACGATCCGTGATGCTCATCAGGTGCTTGATACCATCGCGGCTACCCTGCCGGCTGCCGATCGGCACGAGACAGCCCTCCGCACCATCGTCAGTGCAGTCGCCAATCGGCCGACACTCCTGATCCTCGACAACTTCGAACAGATCCTAGACGCCGCGGGTGATCTCCCCGAGTTGCTGGCTGCCGCCGACACCGTGCAGGTGCTGGTCACCAGCCGCACGATTCTGGGGTTGCATGACGAACACGAGTATCCTCTCGAACCTCTCTCTCTGCCAGTATCACTCGAGCGGCTCGAAGACAGTGCCGCGGTCGAGATGTTCGTTCACCGTGTGCAAGCTGTCCAGCCGGAGTTTCAGATCACGCCCGAGAACGCCCGGGAGGTGGCGGCCCTGGTCAACGCCCTCGAGGGTGTACCGCTGGCCATCGAACTCGCGGCGGCTCGCCTGCGGAGCTATACCCTGACGGATCTCCTGCATCACCTCGATCATCCGCTGGCCTTCCTGAAGGCTGATTTCCGTGACCGTCCCGAACGGCTGCGTTCCCTGCGGGCGACTGTCCAGTGGAGTTACGACCTGTTGGGCGATGGTGACCGGGAGGTCTTCGAGTGTTGCGCAATATTCGAGGGCAGTTTCACCCCTGAAGCGTTGGTCGCGGTGTGGCAAGACCCCGCCATTCTTGACAGGGTGGATGCCCTGCTGGAGCACAGCTTCCTGCAACGGCAGGTAGGCTCCACGACCCGCTGGAAAATGCTGCAGCCCTTGCGCGAACATGCTCTCGAAAAGTTGGATGTCAGCAGCACCACCCACACCTGGCGCGACCGTCATGCTCGGTACTACCTGACCATCGCGGTTGAGGCACTGGAGCCGCACGCTGGATTCCATATGATCGCGCAGCAGTACGCGCCGGACTACCCGAACATGCGCGAGGGGCTCACCTGGGCCATCGAACACCAGCAGGCAGAGGTCGCCCTGCGGTACTTGCCTGGCATCAGCCGCATCTGGATTCCGTTTGGCCTGTTCCAGGAAGGGCTGAGGCTTTCACAACGCGCCCTGGCACTTCCCGCCCCCGGCCTGGATTATCTGCGCCCACATGCCCTTCATGCTGTGCTCGAATGCCTGATGGGCCTGGGCCTGTATGAAACATTCATCTCGGTGGCCAGGGAATTACTGGAGGTGAGTCAAGCGCAGGGGGATATCTCGGAGGAGCTTACCGGGTGTCTGGCAGTGGCTCTGGGAGAGCACTGGGCCGGGCGCAATGAGGACGCCGTACGCACGAGTCATGGACTCATTCGGCGCTGCGAGCAGTTGCTGACCGTACCTCCAGAGCAGAGACCTTTCAGCGTTACCGATGGTTGGCTCCGAATGACGATCATCAATGCGTTGAACAATGCAGTGTTCCCCCTGCTCGAACTCGGCGAGTACGAACAGGCACTGCACTTCACCGAGGCGGCAGAGAAATGGGGCCGGCAGAGTGGCGTGCCCGATTACATCAGTTGTCTGGGCCTGGTTCAGTACCATATGGGCCTCTACCGGGAGGCGGCCCAGTCTCTCCTCTCCAACATCCACTATTATCTAGAAAAAGAATTCTGGGCGGAGCTTGCGGCGCAAGTCAAGGAATTCGGCCTGGTTCTCGCGGCCAAGGATGCGCCGAAACTGGCCGTTCAGTTTTTTTCCTTCACGCATCGTCTCGAACACGGGTTGACCGGGGCGGTCGGCCGGTATATCACCACGCTGTTTGACCGGGTTCTGGCCGAGCTGCGGCAAAACATGGGGGATAGAGCCTACCAGCAGGCCTGGCAGGAGGGAGCGTATCTCACGCCGGAGGAGATGCGGCGGAAAGCGGAAGCGTTCGTGCAGAGCCTGCAGGAACAGCACCAGCGCGAAAACACGGCTCCAGCAAGCGGTGGCCCGGGTGCCCATACGCCGAGTCACGGCCTGACGGCCCGTGAAGTGGAGGTGCTGGCGCTGGTGGCGCAGGGCCATCCGGACAGGCGAATCGCGAAGCTGCTGGGCATCAGTCCAGCCACGGCGAGTAAACATGTCGCCAATGTGCTTGGGAAGCTGGGGATGCGGAACCGCGTGGAGCTGGCACGCTGGGCCATGCAACACGAACTGGGCTGAACCACCCCTCAGGTTCGACTACATAGTCCTGATAACACGGCGCACTACCCAGTTCTGCCGATGTACTGCAGGGGGCTCCAGTCTACCGTGAGGCATCGGTCAACCCAGGAGTCAGGAGGATGGCCGTGATCCAGCTGCGTGCACGCTCACCCACCGGTCGTTTCCCCGCCCTCGTCCCCACACAAGGAGTCCTGCCATGAGACCCGAATTCGACCCGCAGCTCAACGGCGCCTGGGACAAAATTCACCGCTATCACGGGGAAGCAGCTGCGGACACCGCGCTGCGCCAGTGCACGGCCGACCGTAAGCCCGTCCTGAGTCGCGGGCTGGGGGCGTGGGTCCGGCGGATCCGGCAGGTACTGCATCGGCGGCCGAGCCCCATCCACCCGAGTTGACGGTCACCCGTCCTTCTGGTGCCCCTGCTGGCAGGGACACGTTCTGGGCAGGAGTCAGCCTGCCCGGGAGGAACCACTATGCCCATGACGACACGCGTGACCCGCTCCACTCGCCTGTTGGTGTTGGTGACTTTTCTGTTGGGAAGCGTACTGGCCAGGCAGGGTGCCACGCTCAGTGCGCAGATGACGGGAATGGCTGGAACGAATCTGACGATGGCAGAATGCCGCGAACGTCTGGAGAAGCTTGGTGCGCTGCTTGAAGGCGCAGGGTACGGAAGCGCACGGACCCACGGGCTGAGCGATGGGACGCTGGCAGCGCGCTGGTACAACCGCACCATGAACAGGACGGCTCTGGCGTTCTCAGGGCAGAACGCGGTGGGGAATGCCTTCACTGTCATTGAGCAGGATGGCGTGGTAGCGGAGAGCGAGCTCATAGCCCTGCCCTGAGAACGGCTGAGGCTAGGCAACGGTGGGTTAAACCTGCAGGCGCGGTTCTTCAAGACCTGCTGCCCTTCCCATCCTTTCACTGGGCCGATTGCTCAACCAGCACGCCGCTGGCGCCTTTAGCCTGTATGGCTGGCTCCTGAAGCCTCAGCGGAATGGGCTAAAGCCCTCGACGAACGTCCCGCACCCTGTTCCTCTATATCCACCACAGTTATATCGACTGCGGTAGGAGAAAGAGATGGAGCATCACCGGTTCTTACTCAGCGCCCCCTCGCCTCTGACCCCCGCGGTGTTCCACGTCCTACTGGCCCTCGCTGACGGCGAAAAGCATGGCTAAGCGATCATGAAAGCCGTCGAGAACCACTCCGACGGCCAGACCCGCATGGGTCCCGGTACCCTCTATGACACCCTCAAGCGCCTGCTGGAGACCGGGCTGGTCGCCGAGAGCGACGACGGCCTGATCCCGCTCTGGATGACCAGCGCCGCCGTTACTACCGCCTCACGCCGCTAGGACAGCGCACCCTTGCAGAGGAAGTCGAGCGCATGCGCCGACTAGTGCAGGTGGCCCACCGAAAGCCTGCTCTGGGCGATCTCTAGACCGGGGGAGGAGAAATGGGCGTTCAGGCTGTCGAGAGGTTAGTGGCCGTGTATCGCGCCCTGTTGCGGCTGTATCCCGCTGAACACCGCGCTGCATACAGCCCACACATGCTTCAGGTGTTTCAGGAAGCAAGCGGAGACCGCATCGCGTGTGGCGTTCTGACCCGCGCGCCCTTGCGAGCGGTGGTCCGTCAAAGAGATCCCATCCCTGCTCCCTTCTCCTGAATCAAGGCCCTCACTCCCACCAGGAGGTTCTTATGGTTCTCGTCGTCGGCGCCACTGGACACCTTGGCCGCAGCATCTGTGAACAGCTCGCCCAGCAGGGCAGAGAGGTATGTGCGGTCGTCCGCCCCTCTTCCCCGCCGGAGCAGGTCGATGCCCTCCGTACCCTGGGAGCTCAGCTCGTGCAGGCCGACCTGAAGGACGCCGCCTCGCTGCTCGCCGCCTGTCAGGGAATGGACGTGGTGATCAGTACCGCCACGACCACCCTGCGTGACCCCACGAAGGATTCGATTCCCGACGTCGATTATCAGGGTGGGTTGAACCTCGTGGAGGCGGCCCGGCAGTCCGGCGTGGGGCACTTCGTGTACGTCTCGTTCCCGGAATTCTACGACGGAGCGCGCCCTTCCCCATTGTCGCAGGCCAAGCGAGCTGTGGAGCGGGAACTACGGCACGGGGAGATGCCCTTCACGATCCTCCAGCCCGGCGTCTTCATGGAAGTCTGGCTCAGCCCAGCGCTGGGCTTTGACCCCCTGAACGCCCGGGCACGTGTACTCGGCAGCGGCGAGGCCCCAATCGGCTGGATCAGCCTGCACGACGTGGCTCGCGCCGCAGTGACCTGCCTGGACCACTCTGACCTCCGCGGGGCCACACTTCCCTTGATCGCCGAGAACCGCAGTATGCGCGAGGTCGTGGGGTTGTTCGAGCAGATCGGCGGGCGGACCTTTGAGCTCGAGCACGTCCCGGTCGAGGCCTTGGAAGCGCAGGTAACCACCGCAAACTCACCTCTTGAACAGAGCTTCGCCGCCCTGATGCTCACCCTCGCGCAGGGAGTAACCATCACACCGGATCCCCGGCAAGACGCCCTGTGCCCTGCGCCGACCACGTTGCCGGAGTATGCGCGCCAGGTGGCGGCGCCCAGCCCTCTGGAGACACCAGAACGTGGAGGGCAGGAGGCTCACCCATGAAACGCTTGCTTGCGGGGATTACGCTCGCCCTTCTGTCTTTTCCTGCCCTGGCCGCGCCGGTGCGTGGCACCCTGACGGGCCGCATCGTGGATTGGCCGGGCGGCCGGGCCGAGCTGAGCATCGAGACCGAGACCGGCGAGTTGCTGGTGACCGGGTCGGTCGACGCTGGGGGCACCTTCAGCGTGCCGTTGCCCACCCGGGTCCCGGAGGCCATCGGCTTGCCCCCGATCAGCGGGTTGTTCGCCCGGCCCTCGAATTATGATCGTGGGTGTCAGGGTGAGGGCACCGCCACACCCACAACCGGCCACTTCAAATTCTTCCAGCTGGTTGTGCGGCGCGGTGCGGAGCGCCTGGGGGACATCACGCTGAAAAGCTCGGCCCGATTGGGGCCATTCACGAGGGCTGTTGACGCGCCCCTGATGTACTTCGATACGTCGACGTCCTTGCAAGGCACGGTCGAGTGCGTGGACCAGAACATGCGAGAGACGCTGAGCGGCACCTTCGGTGCAGGCTGGCATCTCGCGCCGCGCCGGGTGGAGACAGTGACGCCGGAAGGCGGTGAGCGCGCCCGCCTCACCGCGGGGGTACTTCCGTCCGGGCTGGCTTGGCGGTTGTATCAGGAATACGGTGGGGTCGGCATGATGTTCCAGCCAGGTCCCGCTGGAGAGACGGTCGTGGACATCGTCCGCTCAGATCTTCCCGCCGCACGCGCGGGGCTCCAATCTGGCGACGTTCTCCTTACGCTGGAGGGGCGAAGCCTGGAGGGCGTTCCGTTCGCACAGGTGCTCTCGCGCATCCGGGGGCAGGCGGGCACGGCCATCACGCTGGGCGTGCGCCGAAATGGTCAGGCCGCTCCGCTGACGTTCAAGCTGGTGCGGGAACTGGTCCGTCTGCCCTGAAGGCCGAGCTGGGTCGCCGGGCCTTGCTCGAGGTGTCAAGCAGACGCGGCCACCGAGAAGGGTTCAGGTGCGGATCAGGTCATCGTCCGGGGCAGCTCGAACTGGCGGTGTCCCGTTTAGGCTCCGTTGCTGGAGTCTTGCCCACATCCCCAGTGGGCAAGACCTCAGCACCTGACACCTCGGGAAATTGATGTACTGGTGGCTGGAAATGGTCTGCTGAGCAGCCGAAAGCAGCCCCATAAGACCTCGCCGTCCTACCGCGCGGCCTGACCCAGCACCTGCCACCCGATCCGGACCAGACTGACCACGGCCCGCCCACGGGTGTCCTGACGAGGGGGCTGGTCCTGCGCCTGCTGCACACCCCACGCCAGTGCGATACACAGCAGGCCGAACAACCGGGAGATCCGCTCCGGAGCCGTCATGTGTGTGGCCTTCACCCCTCAGCCCGCGGCATTTCAACGACGAGAACGCCGACTCAATGCCTCACCTCCGACGATAGGTGTTCAGCACGTCCAGGACAGGCAAATTCGAAGCGACGATCACCCTGTCCCCCACGGGGGACAGGGTGATCACCACGTGCATCCATCCGCCGTACACCCAGGTCCGCTTGAAGAGCGTCCGTACCTGTCCCGGTTGCAGCGTCGTGAATAGATCCTGGGCCAGCTCATCCTCAATGCGGGTGTTTTCCCAGAGGCACACACACTGCCGGATGGGTTTCCAACGCAGGAATGAGCACCACTCCTGCCCGACGAACTCCCCGTCTGCGATCAACACGGCCCAGCGCCTTGGGGGCAGGACCTAGAGCAGTCGGGCCACCAGGAGGATCCGGGCCGCCGTACAGCTGCCCGCCCTGATGCGGGAGGACCCTCCACACGAGGGGAATGACCGCGCCACCGAGGAGCGCGCCCAGCACCAGGATGTTCAGTGGCGTCTGGCCGTGGTGCCAGGTGCGGGCAAGCGTCCTTATGGGCGTCTGTTGTGCCCAGGAAGGTGCGGTGCAGGATCAAGGTCAGCTGCCCTGAGGGAGTAGCGGAAGCAGGACGTCACAGACGTCCTGCGGGGTCAGTTGAGCGTCGTGGAAGACCCGCGCGGCGATGCGTGTGATGAAATCAAGGGTGGCATCTCGATGAAGGTGAAGCGCAATCTTGCGGTGGAGCGTGGATCCGGCTTGGAGCAGGGCAGGGCCAGAAGCACTTCGGCCAGCCGTGTCAGGACATCGGTGCGGCGATGAGGCGGCCTTTCAGATGGGTCGCCAGCGTGTCGGCATGCAATCGGGCAGTATCGGGGATCGTCACAGACCCAGATACTGCCCTTCGTCATGTCATACCGCGTCCGGAACGGCATTTGCCGCAAAGTGTCAGGTGCGGAGATCCAGACCAGAACGAACCTCCAGAATAAGACTGGAGGTGGACTACCGCACGCGAACACCATTCAGATTGACAGCACCAGCGATGGCCGCTACGGTCGAGAATTCGATTTCTTCCTTCCCCGACGCAGAGAATCACAAGGTACGGCGCAGGCTACCAACAACGATCAGGGCCGCAGAATTCTCAGGCCGACAGTCAGTCTCAAATCTGGGTCTCTTCGACAGCGGCCTCCACAGCGACGGATGCCGGCGCGTGCCGGAGGAGCGTGGCCCCCATCCACGCCCATCCCAGGCCGTACAGCAAGGTGGGGACAAGCGTGAATTCGTAGCCATGGTCGGCGTCCAGCATGGCCAAAGGAAAGGAACTGAGCAGGGCCCCGCCTATCACGATGAGCGGCACGCGCGGCCCCCCGGCGGCGGAAGGGACGCTGAGGGCACCGAGCAGGACACTCAGCGCGAAGGTCAGGTTTCCCAGCGCGAACGTGGACCAGCCGATCTGCTGCGTGGGTGCTGTGCGCCAGTCCTCGGTGTAGGGGACAGCCAGAAATGCGTGGCCGACCGCGGAGGCGCAGAGGCCGAGCAAAGCCAGCCAGAGCAGAACGCGGGAAAGGGGCCGGGACTGCGTCTTCAGGGCGCCCATGGCGCTCAGGAAAGCATAGATCTGGAGGGGATAAGGAAGCAGCCCGAGAGCGAACCAGGTGTCCTGGGATACGCCAAGAACGACCGCGTGGTCTGGACTAGCATCCAGGCCGTGCGCGGCGATATGCATGAACGAAAAAGCCAGAAACAAAAGGCCCGCCAGAATTCCCAGCAGTCCACCTCGGTTGCCGTGTCGTGTCATGTCCTCACTCCTCTTCACTGAAAGTGTTGT from Deinococcus aerolatus harbors:
- a CDS encoding helix-turn-helix transcriptional regulator produces the protein MKAVENHSDGQTRMGPGTLYDTLKRLLETGLVAESDDGLIPLWMTSAAVTTASRR
- a CDS encoding PDZ domain-containing protein, coding for MKRLLAGITLALLSFPALAAPVRGTLTGRIVDWPGGRAELSIETETGELLVTGSVDAGGTFSVPLPTRVPEAIGLPPISGLFARPSNYDRGCQGEGTATPTTGHFKFFQLVVRRGAERLGDITLKSSARLGPFTRAVDAPLMYFDTSTSLQGTVECVDQNMRETLSGTFGAGWHLAPRRVETVTPEGGERARLTAGVLPSGLAWRLYQEYGGVGMMFQPGPAGETVVDIVRSDLPAARAGLQSGDVLLTLEGRSLEGVPFAQVLSRIRGQAGTAITLGVRRNGQAAPLTFKLVRELVRLP
- a CDS encoding DDE-type integrase/transposase/recombinase, producing the protein MEELLVEQVLIVTRESLRSWCIKYSDLFAHGLRHREPRRGSRWHLDEMCLDVGGVTHWLWRAVDEHGAVLDVLP
- a CDS encoding SDR family oxidoreductase; protein product: MVLVVGATGHLGRSICEQLAQQGREVCAVVRPSSPPEQVDALRTLGAQLVQADLKDAASLLAACQGMDVVISTATTTLRDPTKDSIPDVDYQGGLNLVEAARQSGVGHFVYVSFPEFYDGARPSPLSQAKRAVERELRHGEMPFTILQPGVFMEVWLSPALGFDPLNARARVLGSGEAPIGWISLHDVARAAVTCLDHSDLRGATLPLIAENRSMREVVGLFEQIGGRTFELEHVPVEALEAQVTTANSPLEQSFAALMLTLAQGVTITPDPRQDALCPAPTTLPEYARQVAAPSPLETPERGGQEAHP
- a CDS encoding ATP-binding protein, with product METVLAASHSLNTPVYGRTHELQTLMHMLRNGTRLVTLRGPGGIGKTALAQHIAHAMQQAGDRVVFVDLATIRDAHQVLDTIAATLPAADRHETALRTIVSAVANRPTLLILDNFEQILDAAGDLPELLAAADTVQVLVTSRTILGLHDEHEYPLEPLSLPVSLERLEDSAAVEMFVHRVQAVQPEFQITPENAREVAALVNALEGVPLAIELAAARLRSYTLTDLLHHLDHPLAFLKADFRDRPERLRSLRATVQWSYDLLGDGDREVFECCAIFEGSFTPEALVAVWQDPAILDRVDALLEHSFLQRQVGSTTRWKMLQPLREHALEKLDVSSTTHTWRDRHARYYLTIAVEALEPHAGFHMIAQQYAPDYPNMREGLTWAIEHQQAEVALRYLPGISRIWIPFGLFQEGLRLSQRALALPAPGLDYLRPHALHAVLECLMGLGLYETFISVARELLEVSQAQGDISEELTGCLAVALGEHWAGRNEDAVRTSHGLIRRCEQLLTVPPEQRPFSVTDGWLRMTIINALNNAVFPLLELGEYEQALHFTEAAEKWGRQSGVPDYISCLGLVQYHMGLYREAAQSLLSNIHYYLEKEFWAELAAQVKEFGLVLAAKDAPKLAVQFFSFTHRLEHGLTGAVGRYITTLFDRVLAELRQNMGDRAYQQAWQEGAYLTPEEMRRKAEAFVQSLQEQHQRENTAPASGGPGAHTPSHGLTAREVEVLALVAQGHPDRRIAKLLGISPATASKHVANVLGKLGMRNRVELARWAMQHELG